The following proteins are encoded in a genomic region of Roseisolibacter agri:
- a CDS encoding lysylphosphatidylglycerol synthase transmembrane domain-containing protein, with translation MRPDWRSALGLALSALLLWWALHEAPLGKVWEALAQSDWLLFAAATAVGTAIFPIRARKWRTILEPVAQRIAFGPLWRSTAIGMMVNNVVPARAGELARAYALTREVPRVAFPASLASLAVDRVFDAIVLLLLMFGALLDPAFPPDVRLAGQSVPMLARGGAVAVVVLLVGLYSFIALPHLFEAAFRAVARRVLPRVEERGAAALRAFADGLGALRHPARFAAVFGWTVVHWLVHALALWLGFRAVGIDVPYSAALFLQGLLGMAVAVPSSPGFFGVFEGAAVMGLSVYAVPSTLAISWALGYHILTFIPITVIGAIYFARLGLRLRDVSDAGGPPGGADAASPLAARVGERPA, from the coding sequence ATGCGACCTGACTGGCGGAGCGCGCTCGGCCTCGCGCTGAGCGCGCTCCTGTTGTGGTGGGCGCTGCACGAGGCGCCGCTCGGCAAGGTGTGGGAGGCGCTCGCGCAGTCGGACTGGCTGCTGTTCGCCGCGGCGACCGCGGTGGGCACCGCGATCTTCCCGATCCGCGCCCGCAAGTGGCGCACGATCCTCGAGCCCGTGGCGCAGCGCATCGCGTTCGGCCCGCTGTGGCGCTCGACGGCGATCGGGATGATGGTGAACAACGTGGTGCCCGCGCGCGCCGGCGAGCTGGCGCGCGCGTACGCGCTGACACGCGAGGTGCCGCGCGTCGCCTTCCCCGCGTCGCTCGCCTCGCTGGCGGTGGACCGCGTGTTCGACGCGATCGTGCTGCTGCTGCTGATGTTCGGCGCGCTGCTCGATCCCGCGTTCCCGCCCGACGTGCGGCTCGCGGGCCAGTCGGTGCCGATGCTCGCGCGCGGCGGCGCGGTCGCCGTCGTCGTGCTGCTCGTGGGGCTCTACAGCTTCATCGCGCTCCCGCACCTGTTCGAGGCCGCGTTCCGCGCCGTCGCGCGCCGCGTGCTGCCGCGCGTCGAGGAGCGCGGCGCGGCCGCGCTGCGCGCGTTCGCCGACGGGCTGGGCGCGCTGCGCCATCCCGCGCGCTTCGCGGCGGTGTTCGGGTGGACCGTCGTGCACTGGCTGGTGCACGCGCTCGCGCTCTGGCTGGGCTTCCGCGCCGTGGGCATCGACGTGCCGTACTCCGCGGCCCTCTTCCTCCAGGGGCTGCTCGGCATGGCGGTCGCGGTCCCGTCGTCGCCCGGCTTCTTCGGCGTGTTCGAGGGCGCGGCGGTGATGGGCCTCTCCGTCTACGCGGTGCCGTCGACGCTCGCCATCAGCTGGGCGCTCGGCTACCACATCCTGACGTTCATCCCGATCACGGTGATCGGCGCGATCTACTTCGCGCGCCTGGGGCTGCGGCTGCGCGACGTGTCCGACGCCGGCGGCCCGCCCGGCGGCGCGGATGCCG
- a CDS encoding pyridoxine 5'-phosphate synthase — translation MPDALPAADGTVPRVRAPHQRLYVNIDHVATVRQARRAAEPDPVAAALLCEAAGADGITAHLREDRRHIQDADIDAIAASIRTVLNLEMACTHEMVGIALRLRPHEVTLVPEKRTEVTTEGGLDVTADPRGLGRAIAEMKRAGIRTSLFIDPDAEMVRRSADLGTDAIELHTGTYAHHPGDPGPLAALDAAAALAVRLGMSAHAGHGLTVANVGPVAAIPELEELNIGHSIVSRALFVGLEASVREIRAAMDAARR, via the coding sequence ATGCCAGACGCCCTCCCCGCCGCCGACGGCACAGTGCCGCGCGTCCGTGCCCCGCACCAGCGGCTGTACGTCAACATCGACCACGTCGCCACCGTGCGGCAGGCGCGCCGCGCGGCCGAGCCGGATCCGGTGGCGGCCGCGCTGCTGTGCGAGGCGGCGGGGGCGGACGGCATCACCGCGCACCTGCGCGAGGACCGCCGGCACATCCAGGACGCGGACATCGATGCGATCGCCGCGTCGATCCGGACGGTGCTGAACCTGGAGATGGCCTGCACCCACGAGATGGTGGGAATCGCGCTGCGCCTGCGTCCGCACGAGGTCACCCTCGTCCCCGAGAAGCGGACCGAGGTGACGACCGAGGGGGGCCTCGACGTGACGGCGGACCCCAGGGGGCTGGGCCGGGCGATCGCGGAGATGAAACGCGCGGGCATCCGTACCAGTCTCTTCATCGATCCGGACGCGGAGATGGTCCGTCGGTCGGCCGACCTGGGCACCGACGCGATCGAGCTCCACACCGGGACCTACGCGCACCACCCGGGCGATCCTGGCCCGCTGGCGGCGCTCGACGCGGCCGCCGCACTGGCGGTCCGCCTCGGGATGTCGGCCCACGCGGGGCACGGGCTCACGGTGGCGAACGTCGGGCCGGTGGCCGCCATCCCGGAGCTGGAGGAGCTGAACATCGGCCACTCCATCGTCAGCCGCGCGCTCTTCGTCGGGCTCGAGGCGAGCGTGCGCGAGATCCGGGCGGCGATGGACGCCGCCCGACGCTAG
- the mce gene encoding methylmalonyl-CoA epimerase, producing the protein MSDQPRRGTRIAHIGIAVPGLDEILPFYRDVLGMPEVPLDDADGARIAGLAAGESLVELLEPARPESPIGKFIAKRGPGIHHVCFAVDDLDGALERCRAAGVRLIDEVPRLGAEGKRIAFLHPSATAGVLVELTEY; encoded by the coding sequence ATGTCCGACCAGCCCCGCCGCGGCACCCGCATCGCCCACATCGGCATCGCCGTGCCGGGCCTCGACGAGATCCTCCCGTTCTACCGCGACGTCCTCGGGATGCCCGAGGTGCCGCTGGACGACGCGGACGGGGCCCGGATCGCCGGGCTCGCCGCGGGGGAGTCGCTCGTCGAGCTGCTGGAGCCCGCGCGGCCGGAGTCGCCGATCGGCAAGTTCATCGCCAAGCGGGGCCCCGGCATCCACCACGTCTGCTTCGCGGTCGACGACCTGGACGGCGCGCTGGAGCGCTGCCGGGCCGCCGGCGTCCGGCTCATCGACGAGGTGCCGCGGCTGGGCGCGGAGGGCAAGCGCATCGCCTTCCTGCACCCGAGTGCGACCGCGGGCGTGCTGGTCGAGCTGACCGAATACTAG
- the trxA gene encoding thioredoxin — protein MANAIAVTDADFESEVEKHEGLAVVDFWATWCGPCRMVAPIVEQLAAEYEGKAKVLKLDVDTNQRTATKFNIRSIPQILFFKDGKLVDTVVGAVPRTVLEGKFKQHA, from the coding sequence ATGGCGAACGCGATCGCGGTGACCGACGCGGACTTCGAGTCCGAGGTCGAGAAGCACGAGGGACTGGCCGTGGTGGACTTCTGGGCGACGTGGTGCGGCCCGTGCCGCATGGTCGCGCCGATCGTCGAGCAGCTCGCCGCGGAGTACGAGGGGAAGGCGAAGGTGCTGAAGCTGGACGTCGACACGAACCAGCGGACGGCCACCAAGTTCAACATCCGCTCGATCCCCCAGATCCTGTTCTTCAAGGACGGCAAGCTGGTGGACACCGTCGTCGGCGCCGTGCCGCGCACGGTGCTCGAGGGCAAGTTCAAGCAGCACGCCTGA
- the rsmI gene encoding 16S rRNA (cytidine(1402)-2'-O)-methyltransferase has protein sequence MSGTLYVVSTPIGNLGDLTARASEVLRTVDVVLCEDTRHSRRLLDHVGSQVPAQAYHEHNEARATPGLVARLSAGESMAMVSDAGTPLLSDPGARLVQAALEAGVPVVPVPGASALLAALVASGLDATRFTFHGFLARKGRERREAIAAVGASPYTSVLYEAPGRVGDTLAELAERCGGARPAAVARELTKQFEEVRRGTLGDLAAYYADAAVRGEVVLVVGGRAEDDGAAADPAAVQARARALHDAGASSRDVARALAEEFGLPRNEAYRLAAEGRDQTSGSGSETE, from the coding sequence ATGTCCGGCACGCTCTACGTCGTCAGCACGCCCATCGGCAACCTCGGGGACCTCACCGCGCGCGCGTCGGAGGTGCTCCGCACCGTGGACGTCGTGCTCTGCGAGGACACGCGCCACTCGCGCCGCCTGCTCGACCACGTCGGCTCGCAGGTGCCGGCGCAGGCCTACCACGAGCACAACGAGGCGCGCGCCACGCCGGGGCTCGTCGCGCGGCTCTCGGCCGGCGAGTCGATGGCGATGGTCTCGGACGCCGGGACGCCGCTCCTCTCCGATCCCGGCGCGCGCCTCGTCCAGGCCGCGCTCGAGGCGGGCGTGCCGGTCGTTCCGGTCCCGGGCGCGTCGGCGCTGCTGGCGGCGCTCGTCGCCTCCGGGCTCGACGCGACCCGTTTCACCTTCCACGGCTTCCTGGCGCGGAAGGGACGCGAGCGACGCGAGGCGATCGCCGCCGTGGGCGCGTCGCCCTACACGAGCGTGCTCTACGAGGCGCCCGGGCGCGTGGGCGACACGCTGGCCGAGCTGGCCGAGCGGTGCGGGGGCGCGCGGCCGGCGGCGGTGGCGCGCGAGCTGACCAAGCAGTTCGAGGAGGTCCGCCGCGGAACGCTCGGGGACCTGGCTGCGTACTACGCGGACGCGGCGGTTCGGGGCGAGGTCGTGCTGGTCGTCGGCGGCCGCGCCGAGGACGACGGCGCGGCCGCCGATCCGGCGGCGGTGCAGGCCAGGGCCCGCGCCCTGCACGACGCGGGCGCGTCCAGCCGCGACGTCGCGCGCGCGCTGGCCGAGGAGTTCGGGCTGCCCCGCAACGAGGCCTACCGCCTAGCCGCGGAAGGCCGCGATCAGACCTCAGGTTCGGGGAGCGAGACGGAATGA
- a CDS encoding DUF4159 domain-containing protein, whose protein sequence is MTGRSTRRGRRSAARPGARPIALALAGALAAAGALVARADAAPAHDAAPHATALRIPRLTIARLQYDGGGDWYANPSSLPNLLTAIRERTTLRPERTEAKVRLTDDQLWDYPYLHMTGHGAVTLSDAEVARLREYILRGGFLHADDNYGLDESFRKLLGRVFPDRPLVEVPLSHPIYHLVYDFPKGLPKVHQHDGKPAKGYGIFVGDRLAVYYTYESDLGNGWEDVGTYPNDPPEVHEQALRMGVNLFVYAVTSRLP, encoded by the coding sequence ATGACGGGAAGGAGCACGCGCCGCGGACGTCGAAGCGCCGCGCGTCCAGGCGCGCGTCCGATCGCGCTCGCCCTCGCGGGCGCGCTGGCCGCGGCCGGCGCGCTCGTCGCGCGTGCCGACGCCGCGCCGGCGCACGACGCCGCACCACACGCGACGGCGCTGCGCATCCCGCGCCTCACCATCGCCCGGCTGCAGTACGACGGCGGCGGCGACTGGTACGCGAACCCGTCGAGCCTTCCCAACCTGCTGACGGCGATCCGCGAGCGCACCACGCTGCGCCCCGAGCGCACCGAGGCGAAGGTGCGGCTCACCGACGACCAGCTGTGGGACTACCCGTACCTGCACATGACGGGGCACGGCGCGGTCACGCTCAGCGATGCCGAGGTGGCGCGCCTGCGGGAGTACATCCTGCGCGGCGGCTTCCTGCACGCGGACGACAACTACGGTCTCGACGAGAGCTTCCGGAAGCTCCTCGGCCGCGTCTTCCCGGATCGGCCGCTGGTGGAGGTGCCGCTCTCGCACCCGATCTACCACCTCGTCTACGACTTCCCGAAGGGGCTGCCGAAGGTGCACCAGCACGACGGCAAGCCGGCCAAGGGATACGGCATCTTCGTCGGCGACCGGCTCGCGGTCTACTACACGTACGAGTCCGACCTCGGCAACGGCTGGGAGGACGTCGGCACGTATCCGAACGACCCGCCAGAGGTGCACGAGCAGGCGCTTCGCATGGGCGTGAACCTGTTCGTCTACGCCGTCACCAGCCGGCTCCCATGA